The following are encoded together in the Leuconostoc mesenteroides subsp. mesenteroides ATCC 8293 genome:
- a CDS encoding diacylglycerol kinase family protein, translating into MASKDKKLEGAPKDYNKKVQRNSTFFRAMRNSLHGIWLILVRERNMRIHILLGFLILLVGLHLGLNRADWLWVAVAVFTVISSEFLNTIIEAVVDLVVEKRYHPLAGLAKDVAAGGVLVAVGFEIIILLIVFQPYVWRHFGIVTNFSQFIHDFSK; encoded by the coding sequence ATGGCCTCAAAAGATAAAAAGCTAGAAGGTGCGCCTAAAGACTACAATAAAAAAGTACAACGAAACAGTACATTTTTTCGAGCCATGAGAAACTCTTTGCACGGTATTTGGCTGATACTAGTCAGAGAACGCAACATGCGAATACATATCTTGCTAGGATTTCTCATTTTGCTTGTGGGCTTACATCTTGGCTTAAACCGTGCAGATTGGTTGTGGGTTGCGGTCGCAGTATTTACAGTGATATCGAGTGAGTTTTTGAACACGATTATTGAAGCTGTGGTTGATTTGGTTGTCGAAAAAAGATATCATCCACTTGCCGGGCTGGCAAAAGATGTCGCTGCTGGTGGCGTTTTAGTTGCCGTGGGTTTTGAAATTATTATCTTATTGATTGTATTTCAACCTTATGTTTGGCGGCATTTTGGTATTGTTACCAATTTTTCACAATTTATTCATGACTTTAGTAAATAA
- the era gene encoding GTPase Era codes for MTESTFKSGFVAIIGRPNVGKSTLLNRIVGEKIAIMSDKAQTTRNKIQGIYTTDDAQVVFIDTPGVHKPQNSLGDFMVKSAFSALHEADAIWFVVDASMARGRGDDFIIDRLQEVKNTPIYLLINKVDLLAPNDLLDVIASYQNDAPEWAEVFPISATEGDNVPELLDNIVSHLDEGPQYFDADQLTDHPERFVIGELIREKVLQLTRQEVPHSVAVVIDKIARENEEKIHIQASIIVERPTQKNIIIGKQGAMIKDIGTRARKDIERLLGDKVFLETWVKVEPRWRDRPQALQTLGYRQEDY; via the coding sequence ATGACAGAATCTACTTTTAAATCAGGATTTGTGGCGATTATTGGTCGTCCAAATGTTGGTAAATCGACGCTTTTGAACCGCATCGTTGGCGAAAAAATTGCCATTATGTCAGATAAAGCACAAACTACCCGTAATAAAATACAAGGCATCTATACAACGGATGATGCACAAGTTGTGTTCATTGACACGCCAGGTGTACATAAACCACAAAATTCACTCGGTGATTTTATGGTAAAATCTGCATTTTCTGCGCTTCATGAGGCAGATGCAATCTGGTTTGTGGTAGATGCTTCAATGGCACGTGGTCGTGGTGACGATTTCATTATTGACCGGTTACAAGAAGTTAAAAATACACCAATTTATTTACTAATTAACAAAGTTGATTTATTAGCGCCAAATGACTTGCTTGATGTTATTGCTAGCTATCAGAATGATGCGCCTGAGTGGGCTGAAGTATTTCCAATTTCTGCCACAGAGGGTGATAATGTTCCAGAGTTGTTGGACAATATTGTGTCTCACTTGGATGAAGGGCCTCAATATTTCGATGCAGACCAATTAACGGATCACCCTGAACGTTTTGTTATTGGAGAATTAATTCGCGAAAAGGTATTGCAGTTAACACGTCAAGAGGTACCACATTCAGTTGCTGTCGTTATCGACAAAATTGCTCGTGAAAATGAAGAAAAAATTCATATTCAGGCATCAATTATTGTTGAACGACCAACACAGAAGAATATCATCATTGGTAAACAGGGTGCGATGATCAAAGATATTGGTACGAGGGCGCGCAAGGACATTGAACGCTTACTCGGGGACAAAGTTTTCCTTGAAACTTGGGTTAAGGTTGAGCCTCGCTGGCGTGACCGACCACAAGCTTTGCAGACATTAGGATATCGTCAAGAAGATTACTAA
- the recO gene encoding DNA repair protein RecO has product MAIIRGIVLYTRQYKDNDLLVRILTETYGMRTFLARGAKKATSKLSAGTQPYTIVTFDGALPKRETGLGYMNDVQDIKVYSRLIEDIEANAYAALIASLIDASFEEGEKITRWYNQLYVALQKLDEGLDPQIIANIFEIQLLVPLGVAPNLRADPITGQVDGKFDYSEKYNGIISEHHFNLDDQRLMLDQKTVFYLRQFSVIDMRQVHDIKMSAITKRGLQRVIDYIYEKQVGLKPRAKSFIEQMHSWQNTLVNFRRNK; this is encoded by the coding sequence ATGGCAATTATTCGTGGCATTGTATTATATACACGACAATATAAAGATAATGATTTATTAGTTCGCATACTAACGGAAACGTACGGCATGCGAACTTTTTTGGCGCGAGGTGCAAAGAAAGCTACTTCTAAACTCTCAGCTGGTACACAACCTTACACAATTGTAACTTTTGATGGTGCTCTACCGAAACGAGAAACCGGACTAGGTTACATGAATGATGTTCAAGATATAAAAGTATATTCACGGCTTATCGAAGATATCGAAGCAAATGCCTATGCTGCGCTGATTGCTAGTTTAATTGATGCTTCCTTTGAAGAAGGGGAAAAGATAACACGCTGGTATAATCAACTTTATGTCGCGCTACAGAAACTAGATGAGGGACTCGATCCTCAAATTATTGCTAATATTTTTGAAATTCAATTACTTGTTCCTCTAGGGGTGGCGCCAAACTTAAGGGCTGATCCGATTACAGGTCAAGTAGATGGGAAATTTGATTATTCTGAAAAGTACAATGGCATTATTTCAGAACATCATTTTAATCTGGACGATCAGCGATTAATGCTTGATCAAAAAACTGTGTTTTATTTACGTCAATTTAGCGTCATTGATATGCGCCAAGTACATGACATCAAAATGTCAGCAATCACCAAACGTGGTTTGCAACGTGTAATTGACTATATTTACGAAAAACAAGTTGGTTTGAAGCCACGTGCAAAATCATTTATTGAGCAAATGCATTCGTGGCAAAATACGTTAGTTAATTTTAGAAGGAATAAGTAA
- a CDS encoding asparaginase: MKKILVLHTGGTISMHEDADGDVETGDENPLVQAKVTFPNIELEVENIFNLPSEHIGPSHMLQLQKRISEAKNDFDGVVITHGTDTLEETAFFLDSTLKVSFPIVITGAMRSSNELGSDGLYNYQSALRVAADDTSKNRGVIVVMNDEIHAARFVTKTHTTNVATFASPLSGTMGLLTKRQIIYFYDLPQREVLPDVDINKNIPVLKAYAGMDGQLLKILADANIDGIIIEALGAGNLSREAARGVAYLLAKNTPVVIVSRSFNGVAAPVYDYLGGGVQLEKSGAIFASSINGPKARLKLLIGLSNNLSKEHLETYLHGI, encoded by the coding sequence ATGAAAAAAATTTTGGTTTTGCATACCGGTGGTACAATTTCTATGCATGAAGATGCTGATGGCGATGTCGAAACAGGAGATGAAAATCCTTTAGTTCAAGCAAAGGTTACCTTTCCAAATATCGAACTAGAAGTTGAGAACATTTTTAATTTACCAAGTGAACATATTGGTCCGTCTCATATGCTACAATTGCAAAAACGTATCTCTGAAGCCAAAAATGATTTTGATGGTGTGGTCATTACTCATGGTACTGATACCTTGGAAGAGACAGCATTCTTTCTGGATAGCACATTAAAAGTTTCGTTTCCTATTGTTATAACGGGAGCAATGCGTTCATCCAATGAACTTGGTTCAGATGGTTTGTACAATTATCAATCTGCGCTACGTGTAGCGGCAGATGATACATCCAAAAACCGTGGTGTGATAGTTGTGATGAATGATGAAATACATGCCGCTCGATTTGTAACTAAAACACACACTACTAATGTGGCAACGTTTGCGTCACCACTTAGTGGCACGATGGGGCTACTAACGAAACGACAAATTATTTACTTTTATGACCTGCCACAACGAGAAGTATTACCAGATGTGGATATTAACAAAAATATCCCTGTTTTAAAGGCGTACGCTGGCATGGATGGCCAATTATTGAAAATTTTGGCTGATGCTAATATTGACGGCATTATTATTGAAGCACTTGGTGCTGGTAATTTATCTCGCGAAGCAGCTCGCGGAGTAGCATATTTATTAGCGAAAAATACGCCAGTGGTCATTGTGTCAAGAAGCTTCAATGGTGTTGCTGCACCAGTATATGATTATTTAGGTGGCGGCGTTCAATTAGAGAAATCTGGAGCAATCTTTGCGTCCAGCATTAATGGGCCTAAAGCGCGACTAAAGCTATTAATCGGACTATCAAACAACTTAAGTAAAGAACATCTAGAAACGTATTTACATGGTATTTAA
- a CDS encoding histidine phosphatase family protein, with the protein MRRIYFVRHSIRDDKIKDDYSAPLTIEGKQLAHDLVGYFVDKNIKAIYSSPYQRALQTIEPTATTLGIEINLNAALRERQTNDQIDWQNHLEKLWQNFYFKTAGEESLATVQQRMKTAFYQIIDESSGEIIITSHGTALSLLFHYLTSGYFNFIDWQKMEMPDVYIGLFDENNQCISLTKEAY; encoded by the coding sequence ATGAGAAGAATCTATTTCGTGCGTCATAGCATTCGTGATGATAAAATTAAAGACGATTATTCGGCACCATTAACGATAGAAGGAAAGCAGTTGGCCCATGATTTGGTGGGTTATTTTGTAGACAAAAATATTAAGGCTATCTATTCATCACCTTATCAGCGTGCGTTGCAGACTATTGAACCAACAGCAACTACACTGGGTATAGAAATTAATTTGAATGCTGCATTGCGCGAACGGCAAACTAATGACCAAATAGATTGGCAAAATCATTTAGAAAAGCTGTGGCAAAATTTTTATTTTAAAACCGCTGGGGAAGAATCTTTAGCAACTGTGCAACAAAGAATGAAAACAGCTTTTTATCAAATTATTGATGAATCTTCTGGTGAAATAATTATTACAAGTCATGGGACGGCATTAAGCTTATTGTTCCATTACTTAACAAGTGGTTATTTCAATTTTATAGACTGGCAAAAAATGGAAATGCCGGATGTATATATTGGCCTATTTGATGAAAATAATCAATGCATCAGTTTAACAAAAGAGGCGTATTAA
- a CDS encoding aspartate kinase, which produces MKVTKFGGSSLANGQQLQRVYDIIRADDDRKVVVVSAPGKRFKDDRKVTDLLISYAQATLADEDTTEIIETIKHRYHSIGEYFELPDYELADLDEQIEHLARKHYRSFDYLYAAFAAHGEYLNAQLIAKVFNHLGMPARFVDPKEIGLVVDDNARSATFDAASYTTIGELDLSTSERLIVPGFFGYTKNGDMATFSRGGSDITGAIMARGLRADLYENFTDVSAIYAVNPSIVEHPAAIQQMTYDEMRELSYAGFAVFHDEAIIPAIQGGIRINIKNTNDPDAPGTFIVPPTEVQQTRPVTGIANSNRFAALYLHRYLLNKQVGFTLRILEILKRHNISYEHMPSGIDDLTIIFDKTMLTQEQVDNMLSDIAAEIKPDTLKWIPSYGIIMVVGEGMRNRVGALTEIVAPLKERNISLQMVNQGASEISIMLGIQPDLSDSAVEAIYTNIFK; this is translated from the coding sequence ATGAAAGTTACAAAATTTGGTGGTTCTTCACTAGCTAACGGTCAACAACTGCAACGTGTCTACGATATCATTCGTGCTGATGATGATCGAAAAGTTGTTGTTGTCTCAGCACCTGGTAAACGATTCAAAGATGATCGGAAGGTGACCGATTTATTGATATCATACGCGCAAGCTACGCTTGCAGACGAAGATACCACTGAAATTATTGAAACGATTAAACATCGCTATCACTCTATTGGTGAATACTTTGAGTTACCAGATTATGAACTAGCTGACCTCGATGAACAAATTGAACATCTAGCAAGAAAACATTACCGATCATTTGATTATTTATATGCAGCATTCGCTGCTCACGGCGAATATTTAAATGCGCAATTGATTGCTAAAGTCTTTAACCATTTAGGTATGCCAGCTCGTTTTGTGGATCCTAAAGAGATTGGATTGGTCGTGGATGATAATGCGCGATCAGCAACATTTGATGCCGCTTCTTATACCACAATCGGCGAGTTAGACCTGTCAACTTCTGAACGACTCATTGTCCCTGGCTTCTTTGGCTACACTAAGAATGGCGACATGGCTACATTTTCACGTGGTGGTTCAGACATAACTGGTGCTATTATGGCACGCGGACTACGAGCTGATTTATATGAAAACTTTACCGATGTCAGTGCTATCTATGCTGTTAATCCTTCAATTGTCGAACATCCAGCAGCTATCCAACAAATGACATACGATGAGATGCGCGAGTTATCTTATGCTGGTTTTGCTGTATTCCATGATGAAGCCATTATTCCAGCCATTCAAGGTGGTATTCGTATAAACATCAAAAATACCAATGATCCCGATGCCCCTGGAACATTTATCGTACCACCTACAGAGGTTCAGCAAACACGTCCTGTAACTGGTATTGCCAACTCCAACCGCTTTGCTGCCCTATACTTACATCGGTACTTATTGAATAAACAAGTTGGTTTTACCCTTCGTATTCTTGAGATTTTGAAGCGTCACAATATTTCTTACGAACATATGCCTTCTGGTATTGATGATTTGACAATTATTTTTGATAAAACAATGTTAACGCAAGAGCAAGTTGATAACATGTTAAGCGATATTGCTGCTGAAATTAAACCTGATACATTAAAGTGGATTCCAAGCTACGGTATTATAATGGTTGTTGGTGAAGGAATGCGTAATCGTGTTGGTGCCTTGACGGAGATTGTCGCGCCCCTGAAGGAGCGTAATATCAGTCTACAAATGGTTAACCAAGGAGCGAGCGAAATTTCGATTATGTTAGGAATTCAGCCCGACTTATCTGATAGTGCTGTAGAAGCAATCTATACAAATATCTTTAAATGA
- the thrB gene encoding homoserine kinase, with amino-acid sequence MIKITVPATSANIGPGFDSLGVALKLYLTLEVYEETSEWQVIHDYGANMPSDVNNFIVKTALLLAPNLTPHRIVVKSDIPLARGLGSSSSALLAGLAMANVLADMRLNNDALLKQATALEGHPDNVAPALLGGSVAAFYDGEQVYHAPLSLPKDINFITFIPNYELLTTEARNALPAKMTFKDSVAASAISNTLTAALNAGDFNTARVLIEKDQFHEQARAHLAPHLKIIRDTAHQLEIIGTYLSGAGPTVITLVSKDNATKLLKVLTNMALPGKLLLLEPDYTGLQITKNN; translated from the coding sequence ATGATTAAAATAACTGTACCAGCTACTAGCGCCAATATTGGCCCTGGCTTTGATTCTCTTGGTGTGGCCTTAAAACTATACTTAACCTTAGAAGTGTATGAAGAAACCTCCGAATGGCAAGTGATTCATGATTACGGTGCAAATATGCCCAGTGATGTTAACAACTTCATCGTCAAAACAGCACTCTTATTAGCCCCAAACTTGACACCTCATCGTATTGTTGTAAAATCTGATATTCCACTTGCACGCGGACTGGGTTCATCATCTTCTGCGCTGTTGGCTGGTCTAGCAATGGCCAATGTTCTGGCTGATATGCGATTGAATAATGACGCTTTATTGAAGCAAGCGACGGCTTTAGAAGGTCATCCAGATAATGTTGCTCCTGCGTTACTTGGAGGTAGTGTAGCAGCCTTTTACGATGGCGAGCAGGTCTATCATGCACCATTGAGTTTACCAAAAGACATTAATTTCATCACCTTCATTCCGAATTACGAACTGCTCACAACTGAAGCACGTAATGCGTTGCCTGCTAAGATGACATTTAAAGATAGTGTTGCTGCCAGCGCTATCAGTAATACTTTAACCGCAGCATTGAACGCCGGTGATTTCAATACAGCTCGTGTTTTAATTGAAAAGGACCAATTTCATGAACAGGCTCGTGCTCATTTAGCACCACACCTAAAAATTATTCGTGATACTGCCCATCAACTAGAAATCATCGGCACCTATCTTTCTGGTGCGGGTCCGACTGTTATCACTCTCGTATCAAAGGATAATGCAACTAAGTTATTAAAAGTGCTGACAAACATGGCTTTGCCAGGAAAACTATTATTACTAGAACCAGATTATACTGGTTTACAAATTACAAAAAATAATTAG
- a CDS encoding homoserine dehydrogenase translates to MEIGIGLFGLGTVGSGVVKILQQNANQITQRTGSHLVVRHAVVHNLNKPRTGFTQDFPITDNPEDILGNDEIQIVVEVMGGIDYAYDIIKRALMAKKHVVTANKDLIASRGQELAELANQNGVDLYYEAAVAGGVPILRTLSSSFTADEISRVAGIINGTSNFILTQMATNGLTYAEALKLAQDKGFAESDPTNDVEGFDAAYKLIILSNFSFGVQPVMDDVTITGIADLTDSDINDAHGFGYAIKLLGVAQRVGNALSIEVSPHLVSFNHPLATVNNENNAVLVNGESVGEVMLYGPGAGEMPTANSVLSDLTNVATNLALNTPGRPFNTFNQDLDLAKPSQRVARRFIVVEVADTPGAMYSVTGMFASAKISFTDLKQTPAKNGFARLVALTHAASDAQLNVIRTTIRNADGINLAAEYKIFS, encoded by the coding sequence ATGGAAATAGGCATCGGTCTTTTTGGTCTCGGCACAGTTGGAAGTGGTGTCGTAAAAATTTTACAACAAAACGCTAATCAAATTACCCAACGCACGGGATCTCATTTGGTCGTACGTCATGCCGTCGTACATAATCTTAATAAACCGCGCACAGGTTTTACACAAGATTTTCCAATCACTGATAATCCTGAGGATATTTTAGGCAATGACGAAATACAAATTGTAGTAGAAGTCATGGGTGGAATTGATTATGCATACGATATTATCAAACGCGCACTTATGGCAAAAAAGCATGTTGTCACGGCAAACAAAGATTTAATCGCAAGTCGTGGACAAGAGTTAGCTGAATTAGCCAACCAGAATGGTGTTGATTTATATTATGAAGCTGCCGTTGCCGGTGGCGTGCCTATCTTGCGTACGCTTTCAAGCAGTTTTACGGCAGATGAAATTTCACGTGTCGCCGGTATCATTAACGGCACAAGTAACTTTATTCTAACGCAAATGGCTACAAATGGTTTAACGTATGCAGAAGCCCTTAAATTAGCTCAAGACAAAGGTTTTGCTGAATCTGATCCCACAAATGACGTGGAAGGTTTTGATGCAGCATACAAGTTAATTATTTTGTCTAACTTTTCGTTTGGTGTGCAACCTGTTATGGATGACGTAACTATTACTGGTATTGCCGACTTAACGGATTCAGATATCAACGATGCGCACGGTTTTGGCTACGCAATCAAATTGCTTGGTGTTGCCCAAAGAGTTGGTAATGCACTCAGTATTGAGGTTTCCCCTCACCTTGTTTCGTTTAACCATCCCTTAGCGACCGTTAACAATGAAAACAATGCCGTTTTAGTTAATGGTGAGTCAGTTGGTGAAGTGATGCTATATGGACCAGGCGCTGGTGAAATGCCTACTGCTAATTCGGTATTAAGTGATTTAACCAATGTCGCTACCAATCTAGCGCTGAATACGCCAGGAAGACCATTTAATACTTTTAACCAAGATCTAGATTTGGCTAAACCTTCACAGCGCGTGGCAAGACGTTTTATTGTTGTAGAAGTAGCTGACACGCCAGGAGCAATGTATTCCGTAACCGGTATGTTTGCTTCCGCAAAAATAAGTTTTACTGATTTAAAGCAAACCCCAGCAAAAAATGGTTTTGCTCGATTAGTTGCTCTGACACACGCTGCCTCTGATGCGCAGCTCAATGTTATTCGTACAACAATCCGAAATGCTGATGGCATTAATTTAGCGGCGGAGTATAAAATTTTCTCATGA
- the thrC gene encoding threonine synthase has protein sequence MNYVSTRGQAPAVTSSQAIINGIAPDGGLYVPEKWPKLKLDWKNLSQQSYQEIATQVFDAFFDDFTVQEIDHIISKSYGNQWDAESIVTLHNENKLHYIELFHGPTLAFKDVALQALPHLLTTAAKKQSLNDKIVILTATSGDTGTAAMSGFANVENTEIVVFYPEVGVSDIQRQQMQTEEGHNAHVTAITGNFDDAQKAVKSILSDEKLIQELSEKGMRFSSANSINIGRLVPQIVYYIYAYAQLVKNDVVVPGEEINIDVPTGNFGNVLASYYASQLGLPVHQFTVASDENNVLTDFFNTGIYDRQRDFKVTNSPAMDILVSSNLERLLYFASGRNDEEVRQYMKSLAENGQYTLTDKTRNYLQKFTAKFATQSQVVDTIKDVFENSGYLIDPHTAVGRFAYEEETQQTLLAATASAYKFPQTVLAALQEKNEGGVVDLQKLAERTNTVIPAQVATLFDKTIVHTKIIEPAMIMQSIKDELSI, from the coding sequence ATGAATTATGTATCAACACGTGGACAGGCGCCTGCAGTTACATCTAGCCAAGCAATAATAAACGGTATTGCGCCAGATGGCGGTCTTTACGTTCCAGAAAAATGGCCAAAATTAAAATTAGATTGGAAAAATCTAAGCCAGCAAAGCTATCAAGAAATTGCCACGCAAGTATTTGATGCCTTTTTTGATGATTTTACAGTTCAGGAAATTGACCATATTATTTCAAAATCATATGGCAATCAATGGGATGCTGAGAGCATTGTGACCTTGCACAATGAAAACAAGTTGCACTATATTGAATTGTTTCATGGACCAACCTTAGCATTCAAAGATGTTGCACTACAGGCACTACCACATCTATTAACGACAGCTGCTAAAAAGCAGTCACTAAATGATAAAATTGTTATTTTAACAGCTACATCTGGCGATACAGGAACTGCTGCTATGAGCGGCTTTGCAAATGTTGAAAATACTGAAATAGTTGTTTTTTACCCAGAAGTTGGTGTTAGTGATATTCAGCGTCAACAGATGCAAACTGAAGAGGGACACAATGCTCATGTTACAGCAATAACTGGTAATTTTGATGATGCCCAAAAAGCTGTAAAATCTATTTTGAGCGATGAGAAATTAATTCAGGAATTATCAGAAAAGGGTATGCGTTTTTCATCAGCTAATTCAATTAATATTGGTCGATTAGTACCACAAATTGTGTATTACATTTATGCTTACGCCCAATTAGTAAAAAATGATGTGGTGGTACCAGGAGAAGAAATCAATATTGATGTGCCAACCGGAAACTTTGGTAATGTGCTTGCTTCATATTATGCCAGTCAGTTAGGATTACCAGTTCATCAGTTTACAGTTGCTTCGGATGAAAATAATGTATTAACTGATTTTTTCAACACTGGTATCTATGATCGTCAACGTGATTTTAAAGTCACAAATTCACCGGCAATGGATATCTTAGTATCAAGCAACTTGGAACGGTTGTTGTATTTTGCTAGTGGTCGTAATGATGAAGAAGTTCGCCAGTATATGAAGTCATTAGCTGAAAATGGTCAATATACCTTGACTGATAAAACGCGTAATTATTTGCAAAAATTCACAGCTAAATTTGCGACACAATCTCAAGTGGTTGATACGATTAAAGATGTCTTTGAAAATAGCGGTTACTTAATTGATCCGCATACGGCTGTTGGTCGCTTTGCTTACGAAGAAGAAACACAGCAAACGTTACTTGCAGCAACAGCAAGTGCTTATAAGTTTCCACAAACAGTTTTGGCAGCATTGCAGGAAAAAAACGAAGGGGGCGTAGTGGATTTGCAAAAGCTAGCTGAACGAACAAATACAGTTATTCCAGCACAAGTAGCAACGTTATTTGATAAAACTATTGTGCACACTAAAATCATCGAGCCTGCGATGATTATGCAATCTATTAAAGACGAACTATCTATCTGA
- the glyA gene encoding serine hydroxymethyltransferase, with protein sequence MSYQELDPIVWSAIQQESARQNRTIELIASENFTSQAVRAAQGSVLTNKYAEGYPYKRYYGGTEYVDVVEQVAIDRLKELFGAEYANVQPHSGSQANAAAYMAFLKPGDKILGMSLDAGGHLTHGAKVSFSGKVYESHTYGLNSETETLDYEAIAKQAREVKPQMIVAGASAYSRIIEFDKFRAIADEVGAYLMVDMAHIAGLVAAGLHPNPVGIADVVTSTTHKTLRGPRGGVILSQEKYAKQLNSAIFPGSQGGPLEHIIAGKAIAFGEALQPKFKDYAQQVIKNAQAMAKVFNDTEDIRVVAGGTDNHLFNLDLTKTALNGKQTQELLDTVSITTNKEALPNEQLSPFVTSGIRIGTAAITTRGFDEDDATNVAELIVTAIHHYDDEKVLKQVKREAEALAMTHLFE encoded by the coding sequence ATGTCATATCAAGAATTAGACCCTATTGTCTGGAGTGCGATTCAACAAGAAAGTGCGCGTCAAAACCGTACAATTGAATTAATCGCTTCTGAGAACTTTACATCGCAAGCCGTACGTGCCGCACAAGGTTCGGTGTTGACAAATAAGTATGCTGAAGGATACCCTTATAAGCGTTATTATGGTGGCACGGAGTACGTGGACGTTGTTGAACAGGTAGCCATCGATCGTTTAAAAGAACTTTTTGGTGCTGAATATGCTAACGTTCAGCCGCATTCTGGTTCCCAAGCGAATGCTGCTGCTTACATGGCATTTTTAAAGCCAGGTGACAAGATATTGGGTATGAGTCTTGACGCTGGTGGACACTTGACACATGGGGCCAAGGTCAGTTTCTCTGGAAAAGTTTATGAATCACATACTTATGGATTAAATTCGGAAACAGAAACCTTAGATTATGAAGCAATTGCCAAGCAAGCACGTGAAGTAAAACCACAGATGATTGTGGCCGGTGCTTCTGCATATTCACGAATCATTGAATTTGATAAGTTTCGTGCGATTGCTGACGAAGTGGGTGCCTATTTAATGGTTGATATGGCGCATATTGCCGGACTTGTAGCTGCTGGGCTACATCCCAATCCAGTAGGCATTGCAGATGTTGTTACATCAACAACACATAAAACATTGCGAGGTCCGCGTGGTGGGGTTATTCTATCACAGGAAAAGTATGCTAAGCAGCTTAATTCAGCTATTTTCCCTGGATCACAAGGTGGACCATTGGAACACATTATTGCAGGTAAAGCAATTGCCTTTGGAGAAGCTTTACAACCTAAATTTAAAGACTACGCACAACAAGTTATTAAAAATGCGCAAGCTATGGCAAAAGTTTTCAATGATACTGAAGATATTCGTGTTGTAGCTGGTGGCACTGACAACCATTTATTCAATTTGGACCTAACTAAAACAGCGTTAAATGGTAAGCAAACACAGGAATTATTAGACACAGTTTCAATTACTACAAACAAAGAAGCTCTGCCAAATGAACAATTAAGTCCATTTGTTACATCTGGTATTCGTATTGGAACTGCAGCAATCACAACGCGTGGATTTGATGAAGATGATGCCACTAACGTAGCCGAATTGATTGTGACAGCCATTCATCATTATGATGATGAAAAAGTACTCAAGCAAGTGAAACGTGAAGCTGAAGCATTAGCAATGACGCATCTATTTGAATAA
- a CDS encoding 5-formyltetrahydrofolate cyclo-ligase: protein MQTKSELRIQQKAALARENLMKRKREEEQLYALLFQTPEWQSADSIAVTLSMEFELNTSPIIIKAWEKSKRVLVPKIINHKMIFVEIDSNTRYQTGMLNIREPLIDNYQAVEQLDLVIVPGLAFTVSGKRLGFGAGYYDRFLEHYAGHTISVALSTQLLDDLPTENHDQTVQRILYAK from the coding sequence ATGCAAACAAAATCAGAATTAAGAATTCAACAAAAAGCAGCTCTTGCTAGAGAAAATCTGATGAAGCGTAAAAGGGAAGAGGAGCAACTTTATGCACTACTTTTCCAGACGCCTGAATGGCAATCTGCTGATAGTATAGCAGTTACTTTGAGCATGGAGTTCGAATTAAATACGAGTCCGATTATTATTAAAGCCTGGGAAAAAAGCAAGCGAGTTCTCGTACCAAAAATTATTAATCACAAAATGATTTTTGTGGAAATAGATTCAAATACACGTTATCAAACGGGGATGTTGAACATTAGAGAGCCACTAATAGATAACTATCAGGCCGTTGAACAACTGGATCTGGTAATTGTTCCTGGGTTAGCTTTTACTGTTAGCGGTAAACGTTTAGGTTTTGGGGCTGGATATTATGATCGCTTCTTAGAACACTACGCGGGGCATACGATCAGTGTAGCCTTATCGACGCAATTACTAGATGATTTACCAACAGAAAATCATGATCAAACTGTTCAGCGTATTTTGTATGCAAAATAG